The Pedobacter cryoconitis genome includes a window with the following:
- a CDS encoding gamma carbonic anhydrase family protein: MPVILPVLDKHPKWGDNCFIAPNATIVGDVTMGTNCSVWFNAVIRGDVNTITIGNDSNIQDGAVIHATYLKAATTIGNRVSVGHNAIVHGCILKDHVLVGMGAIIMDNAVVEEYCIIGAGSVVLENTICETGFLYAGTPAKKIKPITEEQRALLNKLPDNYIMYSDWFR; this comes from the coding sequence ATGCCCGTTATTTTACCGGTTTTAGATAAACACCCTAAATGGGGAGACAATTGTTTCATTGCGCCAAATGCAACTATAGTAGGGGATGTGACCATGGGAACTAATTGTTCCGTGTGGTTTAATGCTGTAATCAGAGGAGATGTAAACACAATTACAATCGGAAATGACAGTAATATTCAGGATGGTGCAGTGATCCATGCAACCTATCTTAAGGCAGCCACTACCATTGGTAACAGGGTATCTGTGGGGCATAATGCAATTGTACATGGCTGTATTCTTAAAGACCATGTACTGGTTGGAATGGGTGCGATCATCATGGATAATGCAGTTGTGGAAGAATATTGTATTATAGGAGCTGGGTCAGTTGTACTGGAAAATACAATTTGTGAGACTGGTTTTCTTTATGCAGGAACACCTGCAAAAAAAATAAAGCCCATTACTGAAGAGCAACGGGCTTTATTAAATAAGTTACCAGATAACTATATTATGTATTCGGACTGGTTCAGATAA
- a CDS encoding Ig-like domain-containing domain, with amino-acid sequence MAKNSLLKIARSLFYTFSGISLIYGCASIGPGPQGGPKDKTPPKVLSMTPKNLTRNFKAKKIIIQFDEYFKLTDQYKQFSISPDVEVMPTLKIKDKSLEITFTDSLEKNTTYTLNFGKAIGDVNEGNVIKNLSYVFSTGASLDSLSISGNIKESQTGKPLIEGVAFVLPLSRDSIFGKKKASIYTLTDSSGNYKINNLRADTYKVYALKEQSSDKIYQQSSDEIGFIKEPLVLKKDTQNVNMLVFKEDAILFRINDRRLNADGSISMNFNQKLKKPEIVVTEPKNLDATKLVKFNKNGDSVKVWLADLSFDSTKISVTNDGKLLQTVTFNRGKKDTYKRSVVATDNIETNLINPNKPFTLTFGMPVEAVDPSKITLMEDSVVKTNFKVVKDSANFLAYHIMYPWQPNNIYEIKFGEGAFTGLFATKSKEFLKKFQLAKKDDYGTLQVKIIVPEPNKQFLLEITNEAKALVNSLVVSRDTTVRFANYRAGKYFIRIIYDTNKNGVWDTGNVKLGLQPETIYNEPKELSIRANWDRNETITLPKEK; translated from the coding sequence ATGGCCAAAAACAGCTTATTAAAGATTGCAAGGAGTTTATTTTATACATTTTCAGGAATTTCCCTGATATATGGTTGCGCGAGCATTGGACCGGGCCCTCAAGGAGGCCCAAAAGATAAAACTCCGCCAAAAGTGCTTTCCATGACGCCGAAAAATTTAACCAGAAATTTTAAGGCTAAGAAAATCATTATCCAGTTTGATGAGTATTTCAAATTGACAGATCAATATAAACAGTTCTCCATTTCTCCGGACGTCGAGGTCATGCCTACTTTAAAAATTAAAGACAAGTCACTGGAAATTACTTTTACTGATTCTCTGGAAAAGAACACAACTTACACGCTAAATTTTGGAAAAGCTATTGGTGATGTGAATGAAGGAAACGTAATTAAAAATCTGTCTTATGTTTTTTCAACTGGTGCTTCCCTGGACTCTTTAAGTATTTCTGGTAACATCAAAGAATCTCAAACAGGCAAACCACTGATCGAAGGTGTAGCTTTTGTTCTGCCCCTATCCAGGGACAGTATCTTCGGAAAAAAGAAAGCTTCTATCTATACCTTAACAGACAGCAGCGGGAATTATAAAATCAATAATTTAAGAGCAGATACTTATAAAGTGTATGCACTGAAAGAACAAAGCAGTGATAAAATTTACCAGCAAAGTTCTGATGAAATTGGTTTTATTAAAGAGCCTCTTGTACTGAAAAAAGATACACAAAATGTAAATATGCTGGTCTTTAAAGAGGACGCGATACTTTTCAGGATCAATGATAGAAGGCTTAATGCGGATGGAAGTATTTCGATGAACTTTAATCAGAAACTTAAAAAACCAGAAATTGTAGTCACGGAACCCAAAAATCTGGATGCCACTAAATTGGTTAAATTCAATAAAAATGGTGATTCTGTAAAAGTTTGGTTAGCCGATTTAAGCTTTGATTCTACTAAAATAAGTGTCACTAATGATGGAAAATTACTGCAAACGGTAACTTTTAACAGAGGAAAAAAAGATACTTATAAAAGAAGTGTTGTCGCAACTGATAATATCGAAACCAACCTGATCAATCCTAATAAGCCATTTACTTTGACTTTTGGAATGCCGGTTGAAGCCGTAGATCCATCAAAAATAACCTTGATGGAAGATTCTGTGGTCAAGACAAATTTCAAAGTTGTAAAGGATAGTGCAAACTTCCTGGCTTACCACATTATGTATCCTTGGCAACCCAATAATATATATGAAATCAAGTTTGGTGAAGGTGCTTTTACGGGGCTGTTTGCTACTAAAAGCAAAGAGTTCTTAAAGAAATTTCAGCTGGCCAAAAAAGATGATTATGGAACTTTACAGGTTAAAATAATTGTTCCCGAACCCAACAAACAGTTCTTGCTGGAAATTACCAATGAAGCCAAAGCGTTAGTGAATAGTTTGGTGGTATCCAGAGATACCACCGTAAGATTTGCAAATTACAGAGCCGGAAAATACTTTATCAGAATTATCTACGACACGAATAAAAATGGCGTCTGGGACACTGGTAATGTAAAACTGGGCTTACAACCGGAAACCATCTATAACGAGCCTAAAGAGCTCTCTATACGGGCTAACTGGGATAGAAATGAGACCATTACCTTACCTAAGGAAAAATAG